From Chryseobacterium shandongense, the proteins below share one genomic window:
- a CDS encoding cation:proton antiporter → MELYYSFSALIVLASIFSYLNYRFLKLPSTIGIMVIAIAVSIFLVSFGEAVLPRTFGHLHNLMNSIDFTEVLMGAMLNFLLFAGGIHINIDDLKEQLRPVLIFSTLGVVISTFVVGFGMFYILPFLGIELPFIYCLLFGALISPTDPVAVLSILKQANVSKSLETKVAGESLFNDGMAVVVFTVVLQLAIGNEVDLGVESIGLLLLKEAGGGLLLGVILGWITSRLMREVDDYIISVLVTLSVVMGGYLIARQMHISGPLTMVAAGLFMGNFNVKFKMKSITQDYLIKFWELIDEILNAVLFLFIGFELLIIKDLSHFMIPGLVAIVVVLVARLVSIYGPTKFMKRTFSPQTVKVLVWGGIRGGVSIALALSIPKNEYSTAVLSITYCVVVFSIVVQGLTIGKLANPNIIAKEEEELETITLTEDGKKL, encoded by the coding sequence GTGGAATTATATTATTCATTTTCAGCTCTAATCGTTTTAGCATCCATATTTTCATACCTTAATTACAGATTCCTTAAACTCCCAAGTACCATTGGGATTATGGTGATTGCCATTGCCGTTTCCATATTTCTGGTTTCTTTCGGAGAAGCCGTCCTCCCGAGAACTTTCGGGCACCTTCATAATCTGATGAACAGCATCGATTTTACAGAAGTCCTCATGGGAGCCATGTTGAATTTCCTTCTCTTTGCAGGAGGCATCCATATCAATATAGATGATCTTAAAGAACAGTTGCGTCCAGTGCTCATCTTTTCAACCCTTGGCGTTGTTATTTCTACCTTCGTAGTGGGATTTGGGATGTTTTATATTCTGCCGTTTCTGGGTATAGAACTTCCTTTTATTTACTGCCTCCTTTTCGGGGCGCTTATTTCACCCACCGATCCTGTGGCGGTTTTAAGTATCCTAAAGCAAGCCAACGTTTCAAAATCTCTCGAAACAAAAGTAGCAGGGGAATCCTTATTTAATGATGGTATGGCCGTGGTGGTTTTTACGGTTGTTCTTCAGCTGGCTATTGGAAACGAAGTAGATCTCGGTGTGGAAAGCATAGGGCTTCTTTTACTTAAGGAAGCGGGAGGCGGATTATTGCTGGGTGTTATACTTGGATGGATAACATCCAGGCTGATGCGTGAAGTGGATGATTATATTATTTCCGTACTGGTAACGCTGTCTGTGGTAATGGGAGGATATCTTATTGCCCGGCAAATGCATATTTCCGGACCTTTAACTATGGTAGCTGCAGGTTTGTTTATGGGTAATTTTAATGTCAAATTTAAAATGAAATCCATTACTCAGGATTACCTAATCAAATTCTGGGAACTGATTGATGAAATTCTTAATGCTGTACTATTCCTTTTCATAGGATTTGAACTTTTGATAATCAAAGATTTAAGCCATTTCATGATTCCGGGGCTTGTCGCTATCGTTGTTGTGTTGGTGGCGAGGCTTGTTTCCATCTATGGCCCTACCAAATTTATGAAAAGAACGTTTAGCCCGCAAACGGTAAAAGTTTTGGTATGGGGAGGTATTCGGGGTGGAGTCTCTATTGCACTGGCTCTTTCCATTCCAAAAAATGAATACAGTACTGCTGTTTTAAGTATTACCTATTGTGTAGTGGTGTTTTCAATTGTCGTTCAGGGACTTACCATTGGTAAGCTTGCAAATCCGAATATAATTGCAAAGGAAGAAGAAGAGTTAGAAACCATTACTTTAACTGAAGACGGCAAAAAATTGTAA
- a CDS encoding DNA alkylation repair protein, producing the protein MNIVNEIKEALAVLSIPEKAKFFPKFFKTGKGEYGEGDLFLGVTVPDQRSVAKEYYSQTSFTDLSALLSSEYHEHRLTALLMLVLQFEKTKDENVKSEIIAFYLDHLKYVNNWDLVDSSCYKILGRYCFEYQKEEVLRKLSASEEMWYKRIAVVGTMHYIKKGFFNLTKEFVTQNLNHTHDLMHKANGWMLREMGQKNKQELILYLSIYYKQMPRTCLRYAIEKLDEPLRQDYLKGRV; encoded by the coding sequence ATGAATATTGTTAATGAAATAAAGGAGGCTCTTGCTGTTTTATCCATTCCGGAAAAAGCAAAATTTTTTCCGAAGTTTTTCAAAACAGGGAAAGGGGAGTATGGTGAAGGTGATTTGTTTTTGGGAGTAACTGTTCCGGATCAGCGTTCTGTTGCGAAAGAATATTATTCTCAGACTTCTTTTACGGATCTTAGCGCACTGCTTTCGTCAGAATATCATGAGCATCGTCTCACGGCCTTGCTCATGTTGGTCTTACAATTTGAAAAAACAAAAGATGAAAATGTAAAATCAGAAATTATTGCATTTTATCTGGATCATTTGAAATATGTTAACAATTGGGATCTCGTAGATTCAAGCTGTTATAAAATTCTGGGGAGGTACTGCTTTGAATACCAGAAAGAAGAGGTCTTAAGAAAACTCTCTGCTTCTGAGGAAATGTGGTACAAAAGAATTGCAGTTGTCGGAACAATGCATTATATTAAAAAAGGGTTCTTTAATCTTACAAAAGAATTTGTTACACAGAATTTAAACCATACGCACGATCTCATGCATAAAGCAAACGGCTGGATGCTCAGAGAAATGGGACAGAAAAACAAACAGGAACTGATCTTATATTTAAGTATATATTACAAACAAATGCCCAGAACATGCCTTCGGTATGCTATTGAAAAACTTGATGAACCTCTTCGTCAGGATTATCTGAAGGGTAGAGTTTAA
- a CDS encoding DUF6122 family protein, with protein sequence MEQLDIALVKTFVHYFLHFVFPVFIALIFYRENWKKTYLIFLATMLVDLDHLFANPIFDPDRGSIGFHFLHSYYAIAVYFLMLFFKGNIRIIAIGLLFHMLTDFQDFYCWNP encoded by the coding sequence ATGGAACAATTAGATATTGCTTTGGTAAAGACATTTGTACACTACTTTCTGCATTTTGTCTTTCCGGTTTTTATAGCGTTGATTTTTTATCGGGAAAACTGGAAGAAAACCTATCTTATCTTTCTGGCTACGATGCTTGTAGACCTTGATCATCTTTTTGCCAATCCTATTTTCGATCCGGACAGAGGAAGTATAGGATTTCATTTTTTGCATTCTTATTATGCCATTGCGGTGTATTTTTTGATGTTGTTCTTCAAAGGAAATATAAGAATTATCGCGATTGGGTTATTGTTCCATATGCTTACAGATTTTCAGGATTTTTATTGTTGGAATCCTTAA
- a CDS encoding calcium:proton antiporter, which translates to MKIKELLHYTYIFPILAVGYYFSGAMGTGVISDVIAGILLTGSVLSAVHHAEVVAHKVGEPFGTIILALCITILEVALIISLMVAGGDQAITLARDTVFAAVMLILNGILGICILVGGVKYYEQFFARTSATTYLVSIVSILILTLVLPNFTSSVNGPFYNQAQLIFVSIACLVIYGIFLMVQTVRHRNYFIVSDEHPHENYIPSLQKTLISFIFLVICLAIVVLLAKGLSSTIENMVQSMGAPKSLVGVIIAGMVLLPEGLAAIRAARSNHIQSSLNLALGSALASIGLTIPAVSVVCIMYDIPLVLGLDKKDIILLSLSVFIVMLSLSRGKTNILYGTVLLVNLAAYIFTVIVP; encoded by the coding sequence ATGAAAATAAAAGAACTTTTACATTATACTTACATTTTTCCTATTCTTGCCGTAGGATATTATTTTTCCGGCGCTATGGGTACTGGAGTAATTTCTGATGTAATTGCCGGGATTTTATTGACAGGGAGTGTACTTTCTGCGGTTCATCATGCAGAAGTTGTAGCCCATAAAGTAGGGGAGCCTTTCGGAACAATTATTCTGGCACTCTGTATCACCATTCTGGAAGTGGCGCTCATCATATCACTAATGGTCGCTGGTGGAGATCAGGCTATCACTCTGGCCAGAGATACCGTATTTGCAGCAGTAATGCTCATTCTTAACGGGATTCTGGGTATTTGTATTCTGGTAGGAGGTGTAAAATATTACGAACAGTTTTTTGCAAGGACATCGGCAACAACTTACCTGGTGAGTATTGTATCTATCTTGATCCTGACGCTTGTTCTCCCGAATTTTACTTCAAGTGTCAACGGGCCATTTTATAATCAGGCACAGCTGATATTTGTTTCTATTGCCTGTCTTGTAATTTATGGCATTTTCCTGATGGTACAGACGGTGCGGCACCGAAATTATTTTATCGTCTCCGATGAACATCCTCATGAAAACTATATTCCTTCTCTTCAAAAAACATTAATCAGCTTTATTTTTCTCGTGATCTGTCTGGCTATTGTTGTACTGCTTGCAAAAGGACTTTCTTCAACCATTGAAAATATGGTTCAGAGTATGGGGGCTCCGAAATCTCTGGTAGGTGTTATTATTGCCGGAATGGTTTTATTGCCGGAAGGTTTGGCTGCTATTCGTGCGGCTCGCAGCAATCACATCCAGTCAAGTCTTAATCTTGCATTGGGTTCTGCGCTTGCGAGTATCGGGCTAACAATCCCAGCAGTTTCTGTGGTGTGTATCATGTATGATATTCCTTTGGTTTTAGGATTGGATAAAAAGGATATCATTTTGCTTTCATTATCGGTTTTTATTGTAATGCTTTCCCTAAGCCGTGGCAAAACCAATATTTTATATGGAACCGTACTTCTTGTAAATCTTGCGGCGTATATTTTTACCGTAATTGTGCCTTAG
- a CDS encoding group III truncated hemoglobin, with amino-acid sequence MKKLESREDIEHLVNSFYAKVIKDETIGFFFTDIAKVKWDKHLPKMYSFWESILFGQMTYKGNPMGAHFPINELQAMEQKHFDRWLGLWKKTVEENFAGEYADMAIYKAENIAKLMAFKMDLARRL; translated from the coding sequence ATGAAAAAGCTGGAATCACGGGAAGATATTGAACATCTTGTTAATTCTTTTTATGCGAAAGTTATTAAGGATGAAACGATAGGTTTCTTCTTTACCGATATTGCCAAGGTAAAATGGGATAAACATTTACCCAAAATGTATTCTTTCTGGGAATCCATATTGTTCGGACAAATGACCTATAAGGGAAATCCTATGGGAGCCCACTTCCCTATTAATGAACTTCAGGCAATGGAACAAAAACATTTCGACCGTTGGCTCGGCCTCTGGAAAAAAACCGTTGAAGAAAATTTTGCAGGAGAATACGCAGACATGGCCATTTACAAAGCCGAAAACATCGCTAAACTGATGGCCTTCAAAATGGATCTTGCAAGAAGATTATAA
- a CDS encoding ion channel translates to MAKEFRQKIRQKNTDNSGFGDNASGRFINKDGLPNVRRKGVNIFNRFSWYHTMLELSTFNFLSYLVIAYVLVNLFFALIYYLIGVEHLTGIDKSDPVNEFVDVFFFSSQTFTTVGYGRIAPVGFMASLVATFEAFLGLLTFAIATGLFYGRFSRPRAYLTFSDIAVIAPFKDKAALMFRLAPFKNNSLTDAEVTISAAIEVIENNVKKSNFYTLKTRLNRINTLALNWTVVHEIDEDSPFSGFSDEDFKNTDIEIIVHVRAFDEVFSNTVVQRTSYISGEIVYGAKFVPMYYPDQENQSTVLDLDKINHYQPADLPVFKEKQ, encoded by the coding sequence ATGGCAAAAGAATTCAGGCAAAAAATTCGCCAGAAGAATACGGATAATAGTGGTTTCGGGGATAATGCATCCGGAAGATTTATCAATAAAGACGGCCTTCCGAACGTACGAAGGAAAGGAGTGAATATTTTCAACAGGTTTAGTTGGTACCATACGATGCTGGAGCTGTCTACCTTCAATTTTCTTTCTTATCTGGTGATTGCATATGTTCTGGTAAATTTATTTTTTGCTTTGATATACTATCTCATCGGTGTAGAGCATCTCACGGGAATCGATAAAAGTGATCCGGTAAATGAATTTGTTGATGTTTTTTTCTTCAGCTCGCAGACTTTTACAACTGTTGGCTATGGAAGGATTGCCCCGGTAGGTTTTATGGCAAGTCTTGTAGCTACTTTTGAGGCTTTCCTTGGGTTGCTTACCTTTGCCATTGCCACCGGACTTTTTTACGGGAGGTTTTCAAGACCGAGAGCGTACCTTACGTTTTCCGATATTGCTGTAATTGCTCCTTTCAAAGATAAAGCGGCATTGATGTTCAGGCTTGCTCCTTTTAAGAATAATTCTTTAACAGATGCCGAGGTTACGATTTCAGCAGCCATTGAAGTGATCGAAAATAATGTGAAGAAAAGTAATTTTTATACGCTGAAAACCCGGCTTAACAGGATTAATACGTTGGCCCTGAACTGGACTGTTGTTCATGAGATTGACGAAGATTCTCCGTTTTCAGGATTTTCGGATGAGGATTTTAAAAATACGGATATTGAAATCATTGTCCACGTTCGTGCCTTTGATGAAGTATTCTCCAACACGGTAGTACAGCGCACATCTTATATTTCCGGAGAGATTGTGTACGGAGCCAAATTTGTTCCTATGTATTATCCGGATCAGGAAAATCAATCTACAGTACTGGATTTGGATAAAATCAATCATTATCAACCAGCGGATCTTCCGGTATTTAAGGAAAAGCAATAA
- a CDS encoding YkgJ family cysteine cluster protein — protein sequence MNLELYKKQALQKQKEHKKFLDGIKKKPPKNLDYVVQETHDEVFEIIDCLQCANCCKTTGPLYTEKDIERISKHLRMKPADFEAKYLRVDEDNDKVLQNLPCFFLNSDNTCSIYEVRPKACREYPHTDRKKIYQINNLTMKNTLICPAAYEFVERIMKNLAK from the coding sequence ATGAATTTAGAATTATATAAGAAACAAGCTTTGCAAAAGCAAAAAGAACATAAAAAATTTCTCGACGGAATCAAGAAAAAACCGCCGAAAAATCTTGATTACGTTGTTCAGGAAACACATGATGAAGTTTTTGAGATTATAGACTGCCTCCAATGCGCAAATTGCTGCAAAACCACCGGCCCTCTTTATACGGAAAAGGATATTGAAAGAATATCCAAACATCTTCGCATGAAGCCCGCAGATTTTGAAGCTAAATATCTTAGGGTAGATGAAGATAATGATAAAGTCCTGCAAAATTTACCATGCTTTTTTTTAAATAGTGATAACACATGCTCTATCTATGAAGTACGTCCCAAAGCCTGTAGGGAATATCCTCATACAGACAGAAAAAAAATCTATCAGATTAATAATCTCACTATGAAAAACACGCTGATTTGCCCTGCTGCTTATGAGTTTGTAGAACGAATTATGAAAAATTTAGCAAAATAA
- a CDS encoding DUF1801 domain-containing protein, whose protein sequence is MKNTFKNTDEYILLFPEIEDKLKAIRKIIHAQDAEIEEYIGYQMPAFRYKSKPLVYFAGYKKHIGFIPERQELKNLNTNLL, encoded by the coding sequence ATGAAAAACACTTTTAAAAATACTGATGAATACATTCTTTTATTCCCTGAAATTGAGGACAAATTAAAAGCAATACGAAAAATAATTCATGCCCAAGATGCTGAAATTGAAGAATACATTGGGTATCAGATGCCTGCCTTCAGATATAAGTCAAAGCCCTTGGTTTATTTTGCAGGTTATAAAAAGCATATTGGTTTTATCCCGGAGCGGCAGGAATTAAAAAATTTGAACACGAATTTACTATGA
- the gdhA gene encoding NADP-specific glutamate dehydrogenase, translated as MEQYNIDQKIQEFIAKIEAKNPNEPEFLQAVKEVAVTVIPFIMTKKEYTGMKLLERMAEAERIIIFRVPWVDDKGEIQVNRGFRIQMNSAIGPYKGGIRFHPTVNLSVLKFLAFEQVFKNSLTTLPMGGGKGGSDFDPQGKSDMEVMRFCQAFMTELCKHVGPETDVPAGDIGVGAREIGYLFGQYKKIKNEFTGVLTGKGLAYGGSLIRPEATGYGVVYFAEQMLKTIGQTFKDKIVTVSGFGNVAWGVIKKVSELGGKVVTISGPDGYVYDKDGIDGEKIDYLLELRSSGNNRAEDYAKKYPSAQFFAGKRPWEVKCDVAIPSATQNELDLHDAKQLVENGCVCVTEAANMPSTLDAINYFLDNKVLFSPGKASNAGGVATSGLEMTQNSIRLNWTSEEVDARLKEIMIGIHKACRDYGKEEDGYVNYVKGANIAGFVKVAEAMLAQGVV; from the coding sequence ATGGAACAATATAATATTGACCAGAAAATCCAAGAGTTTATAGCAAAAATTGAGGCCAAAAACCCTAATGAGCCAGAATTTTTACAAGCCGTAAAAGAAGTTGCTGTTACAGTAATTCCGTTTATCATGACTAAGAAGGAATATACGGGCATGAAACTTCTTGAAAGAATGGCTGAAGCTGAAAGAATCATCATTTTCAGAGTTCCGTGGGTTGACGATAAAGGAGAAATCCAGGTAAACAGAGGATTCAGAATTCAGATGAACTCTGCTATCGGACCATATAAAGGCGGGATCCGTTTCCATCCTACAGTGAATCTTTCGGTTCTGAAATTCTTAGCTTTTGAGCAGGTATTCAAAAACTCTCTTACCACACTTCCGATGGGAGGTGGAAAAGGAGGTTCAGACTTTGATCCTCAAGGAAAATCTGATATGGAAGTAATGCGTTTCTGCCAGGCTTTCATGACAGAACTTTGTAAACATGTCGGACCGGAAACCGACGTTCCTGCGGGAGACATCGGGGTAGGTGCCAGAGAAATCGGGTATTTATTCGGGCAGTATAAAAAAATCAAAAATGAGTTTACAGGAGTACTTACCGGTAAAGGTCTTGCTTACGGAGGTTCTTTGATCCGCCCTGAAGCAACAGGATACGGTGTGGTATACTTCGCTGAACAGATGCTTAAGACAATAGGACAAACATTTAAAGATAAAATTGTAACGGTTTCAGGTTTTGGAAATGTAGCATGGGGCGTAATTAAAAAAGTTTCTGAGCTTGGCGGAAAGGTAGTAACCATCTCCGGACCGGACGGTTATGTTTATGATAAAGACGGAATCGACGGAGAAAAGATCGATTATTTATTAGAATTAAGATCTTCCGGAAACAACAGAGCGGAAGATTACGCTAAAAAATATCCATCTGCACAGTTTTTCGCAGGAAAACGTCCTTGGGAAGTAAAGTGTGATGTAGCCATTCCTTCTGCAACCCAAAACGAGCTTGATCTTCATGATGCTAAACAATTGGTTGAAAACGGATGTGTTTGTGTAACTGAAGCTGCGAATATGCCTTCAACATTAGATGCCATCAATTATTTCCTTGACAATAAAGTGTTATTTTCTCCGGGGAAAGCTTCCAACGCAGGTGGTGTTGCAACTTCAGGTCTTGAAATGACCCAAAACTCCATCCGCCTGAACTGGACCTCTGAGGAAGTAGATGCAAGATTAAAAGAGATTATGATCGGAATCCACAAAGCCTGCAGAGACTACGGTAAAGAGGAAGACGGCTATGTAAACTATGTGAAAGGGGCAAATATCGCCGGTTTCGTAAAAGTTGCAGAAGCCATGCTCGCTCAGGGAGTAGTATAA
- the dprA gene encoding DNA-processing protein DprA, producing the protein MYSEEHLYSIALRECNLIGDINFYKLVRTFGSAKNAWLKAKKEYKKLDGFGFRMVSDIGNPEHLRFAENEIRFCEKNNIVINLRHFGDLPSLLSECNDAPAILYQKGNFDDKNQRISIVGTRNMTSYGQQFLSDFFEETQSCNYISVSGLALGVDKEVHEQSIQKEIPTAAVLAHGFHMIYPSKNRKLSEKILDKGGALFTEFNSSRKPDRENFIQRNRIVAGLSPSTIVVETAFGGGSVSTATFANQYNREVFALSGKITDKQSQGCNHLIYQHKAAAISTIKDLVDDLGLKKPKAKTGELFSCSEIKIQLTEIQHLIFNIIQDNSQISLDEIIEKTRLSSHKILPIILDLELLGKVKSLSGRQFVAI; encoded by the coding sequence ATGTATTCTGAAGAACATCTCTATTCCATTGCCCTCCGCGAATGTAACTTAATCGGAGATATTAATTTCTACAAGCTTGTGCGTACTTTCGGAAGTGCAAAAAACGCATGGCTGAAAGCAAAGAAAGAATATAAGAAACTTGATGGCTTTGGCTTTCGAATGGTTTCCGATATTGGAAATCCCGAACATCTAAGATTTGCAGAAAATGAAATCAGATTCTGCGAAAAAAACAATATTGTTATCAACCTTCGACATTTTGGCGATCTCCCAAGTTTACTCAGCGAATGCAATGACGCTCCCGCAATTCTTTACCAAAAAGGAAATTTTGACGATAAAAACCAGCGAATAAGCATTGTTGGAACCAGAAATATGACATCCTACGGCCAACAGTTTCTCAGTGATTTCTTTGAAGAAACTCAATCCTGCAACTATATTTCCGTGAGCGGACTTGCTCTGGGCGTCGATAAAGAAGTTCATGAGCAGTCAATTCAAAAAGAAATTCCTACTGCTGCTGTTTTAGCACATGGATTTCATATGATCTACCCTTCAAAAAACAGGAAACTATCTGAAAAAATTTTGGATAAAGGTGGTGCATTATTTACAGAGTTCAATTCTTCCCGCAAGCCGGACCGCGAAAATTTTATTCAGAGAAACAGAATTGTTGCCGGGTTATCTCCTTCAACAATAGTAGTGGAAACCGCTTTTGGCGGTGGATCCGTAAGCACGGCAACCTTCGCCAATCAATACAACCGGGAAGTTTTCGCTTTATCAGGAAAAATTACAGACAAGCAAAGCCAGGGTTGTAATCATTTGATTTATCAGCATAAAGCAGCGGCTATTTCTACCATTAAAGATCTTGTTGATGATTTAGGTCTTAAAAAGCCCAAAGCGAAAACGGGTGAATTATTTTCATGCAGCGAAATAAAGATTCAATTAACTGAAATACAGCATTTAATATTTAACATTATACAGGACAATTCACAGATTTCTTTGGACGAAATTATTGAAAAAACAAGGCTCTCCTCTCACAAAATTTTACCTATAATTTTGGATTTGGAGCTTTTAGGGAAAGTAAAATCACTTTCAGGGAGACAATTTGTGGCAATATAA